GGGGCCCGCAACGCAATTGTGGTGGCCGTGGCCTGCGCCGCCGCCGGTATCATTGTCGGTATTGTCAACTTGACCGGCACCGGTCTGCGTTTTTCCTCGCTGGTGGTATCACTGTCCCAGGGAATTCCCCTGCTGGCCCTGCTGCTGGTGGCCCTGACCTCGCTTTTTCTGGGGATGGGGCTGCCCGTGACCGCTTCTTATATTGTGTTGATCATTCTGGCCGGCCCCGGGCTCATGGATCTGGGCATCCCGCTGCTCACCGCCCATATGGTGGTTTTCTGGTACAGCCAGGATGCCAACGTCACGCCTCCGGTGGCCCTGGAATCCTTTGCTGCATCCGGTATTGCCGGCTCAAGCCCGATGAAAACCGCCTTCACCTCATGGAAACTGGCCAAGGGATTGTATATTATTCCGATCATCATGGCCTACCACCCGCTGCTGCTGAACGGGCCCGCTCCCGAGGTCATCAAAACCGTTATCTTTTCCATTTTATCGATCATTGCCTTTGTGGTCTGCATGGAGCGCTACTTTCTGACCCACCTGAACTGGCCGGAAACCATCCTGCAGGGCGCGGCTGCGCTTTTGCTCATCTGGGCCAATCCGCTTCTTAACTATATCGGCCTGGCGCTGTTCATCCTTCTGCTCATTTATCAATTGATCCGCAGAAAAAAATCCTCCAAATCATTATCCATACAGAAGCCATCTAACAAAAACGTTTAATATCTCCCTTGGCCCATTGAACTGGTTAGGCCGACTTAACCGACACATTTTGTTCAATAAAATTGACGCCTTGTACACAAAATCAGACGGTTTTCTGACATTTAAACCTGGCAGCCGAGATCAAGTCTATATAACCTGCTGAAATTTCTTGGTTTAATTTTATCTGTGCCGTTCTGGAATGCTTCTTGCTGTATATGAGCCGTTAACTGAAATTTATATAAAAAAATCAACGATTAACATAATTTGGGAGGAAAAATGATGAAGAACAAAATCGCCTTTCTGGTCGCCGGTCTTCTGCTGTTGTACTCGGCCAATTGCCTGGCGACAGAGCCAATTGAGGTCCTCACACCGAACCATGAAACCAAACTGACGCATCAGCCGGCCGGTGAAAACAGCCTGCTGATATCGGTGAAAGATGCCAACAACAACCCTATCAAAGGATTAATGCCCAAAGACTTTGTGATCAAAAGCGGCAAACGGGAGGCTCAGATCCAATCCATCGAATCGCTGGAAACCAGCGAATCCGTGCCGCTGAACATTGTAATGGTGGTGGACAATTCGTATTCCATGAGACAACGAAAGGCCATCAAACCATTGCTGGCGGCTTTGGATAAATTTTTTGACAGCCTGCGTCCGATGGACAATGTGTCCATCGTGACGTTCAGCAAAAAAAGCGGCATGGATGTCAAGGCCTACTGGCTCCATACCCAAGCCGCCACCGCCAAGTCGATTCCGGAGCTAAAACAGTTTTTAAAAGACGCCTTTGGCGATGGGCTGACCAGAACGACCTATCTGTATGAAGCCATGGTGGCCGGACTCAGCTTGATTCGCAAAATGCCCCCTGAAGAAAATAAATTTTTGGTGGTTTTTTCAGACGGCGAAGACCTCAACAGTAAATTTAAAAGCTTTGTGGTTGAATCCGAAGCCCACGACATCCGCAACCTGGAAGTTTTTGCGGTTGATTATATGCCCGGTCGAAAAATGGATAAGTTCCTGCAAGCGTTTGTTGAGAAACACAATGGGCAAATTTGGAAAGCCCATTCCGCATCGGAGCTGCTGCCGATCTTTCAATCCTTTTCCACCACCTTATTGCATCGCTATGTTGTCAATTACAAATTTTATCAGCCGCCCAGCGGCACTTTGAGTCTGCAGCCGGCTCAGCTAAATTTTGATATGCTAACCCTGCTGGATGGCTCTCCGGTGCTCAACCAGGTGTTTTTTAAAACCGGCAAAAGCGATATCTCCGACAACTATGTGCTTATAAAAGACCGTGCCCACACAGCGGCCTTTAATGAAAGCATACTGACCAACGCAACAGACCGTTACAAGAATGTGCTCAACATCGTCGGCCGGCAAATGACCGCCGTACCAGAGGCGCAGATCAAAATTGTGGGCTGCAACTCGGATTCCGGCGTTGAGAAGGGCAACCTGGAACTTTCAAAAGCCCGGGCGGAATCGGTGAAAAGCTATCTTTCATCGGTCTGGGGCATCGACAGCTCCCGCATGACGGTCGAGGCCCGTAATTTGCCGGCACAGCCGGCACCGGCCGATAAGCTGGGCAGTCGGGCTGAAAACCAGCGCGTCGACATTATTTATGACTCCGGCGATATGCAGGCCATGGCCGCCAACCAGTTTATTGCCGAAAGCTCCAATCTAAGTGAGATAAAAATCCTGTCTCAGATTGAAGCCGAATACGGGATGGCGGACTGGGAGCTGGATATCCAGGGCGATCAGCAAACCATCAAGACCGTAAAAGGCGCCCAGTTGCTGGCGCCGGAGACCGCCCTTTCACTGGATGATATCGGCCGTGACAAGTTGGCCGCCTGCAGCACCCTGCAGGCGCGCATCAAGGTGACCGACACCAATCAGGATACCTATGAAACCATGACCGCCACGTGTCCGGTTACAGTGACCCGCAGAGAGTTGATCCATGAACTGATTGGGCCGCCAAAAGGCACAGTGGCCCTTGAGCCCGCCAGGCTGACGATTGAAGAGGTCACCACCATCGACAGCTCACCACTGCTCAATTATGTCTTTTTTGAAACCGGTCAAAGCGACATACCCGCCCGCTATGCAACCTTCAGCGGTCAGTCCGAGACCAAGTCGTTTAGCGAAAGCAAGTTAAAAGACACGATGGAAAAGTATACCCATACCCTTAACATTATCGGGAAGCGCCTGCGCGACAACCCCGAAGCGCAGATCAAGATTGTGGGCTGCAACGCCCATCGGGATAAAGAATATAATCGCAAAGATCTGTCCCGCAGCCGCGCGGAATCTGTCAAGGCCTATTTAAAATACATCTGGGGCATCGAGTCTTCCCGCATGCAGCTTGAAGTGCGCAATCGACCCGCGGTGGCCAGCGCCAGCAGCGTGCCCGAGGGCCGCGCTGAAAACCAGCGCGTGGAAATCTATTCCGAATCCCCAGCCATCATGGACACCATCAAAAGCACCTATGTTGCCAAGATCAGCAACTCGGAACAATTGCAGGTCAAGCCCCAAATAGACAGCGGCTATGATCTGCAGCGCTGGAATGTGGCGCTGGTGGGCGATGGAACGCTGATTGATTCGGCCTCGGGACAGGGCGATTTAATGTCCGCATACCAGTTTAACCTCAAAGAGCTGGGCTTGGGTAAAATCGGCACCTACGAGAATATCGGCGCCAACATTGAGGTCGAAGACCGCAAAGGCCGCGTTTATAAAACCCATGCCAGCACCAGCGTGCGCCTAATTAAACGCGAAGAGCGGTTGGCCAAAAAGGAAGGCTACAAAGTCATGGAAAAATACGCGCTGATTCTTTTTGAATTCAATCGCGCCGACATCAAAGAGCGCAACCGGGCTGTGCTGGATCGGATCATTGCCCGCATCAATGAAATTCCGACCGCCACAGTCTCTATCATGGGTCACAGCGATACCATCGGCAAAGAAGCCTATAACATCGATCTGTCCAAGCGGCGGGCCAAGGCGGCCTTTGAAATGATCATCGCCGGCGGCGGCATAAACAGCGGCAATATCTCTTATGACGGCGCCGGCCCGCACAACCCGTTGTTTGACAATGAGCTACCGGAAGGCCGCGCGCTCAACCGCACGGTCACCGTCACACTCGAATACGAACGAAGCAACTAACCGCAAACCTCCCTTAAACAAAGCGCCCGTTTTGAACCGGCACTCGGTTCGAAACGGGCGCTTTAGCTTGCCAATACTTCAACTATTTTATAACTTAAACATTGCGATCTTTGCTTGATGACAGTCTGCCTGAGGATTATAAAAACTCTACTTTTTCAGTCGCTGATTTGACAACGAAAATTCGTTCATTGTTACCCTTCAGATCGGCCGGCGTTAAATAAAAACCCTGGCGATCCGGAGAATAGCCAAGGGTATAGCCGGTGATCTCCTCGCCATCGGAGAAACTAACTTTCATTTTTCGACCGCCGGCGGCAATTTCGTCAGCATAGTTATCCTTGTGCTCTTTGTTGCCTTCAAAATCCTTTACAAAAAATACGGCTTTTAGATCTTCCAGGTTAATTTCAAATATTTTCCCTTCAGCATCTTCCAGGTGAAATTGATTTTTGTTGGGAAATAAGTCGTTGGTTTTGCCTTTCATGATGGTGTTGTCTTTGAATTTGACCACGACCTTATTGGGGGCCATTGCATCCTCCACTGAACAGTTAAGTCAAAATGATATATCGTTTGCCTGCGTCACTTTTTCAATGTAATTTCTATTTTAGCATATTTCCGGTTAAAAGGTGAATTTAAATGCTGGCAGATGCAAACCAGGAAAGGAAACGTATCGCATTTTATTTTAAGGAGGTAAGAATCGAAGAAGGAAAATTAAAAAGCGGGCTCAAGAAATAGCAGATCAATTTATCAGGTTTGCCCGCTGAGTCCGCCTCCGGCGGATTGCGCCCGTAGGTATATAATGTAGAAAGATCTTATATAGAGTAAAAGCGGGCTTAAAAGTGTAGATAACGTTCCCCGCATGAATGCGGGATTTCACATCTGATCCATGCAAATTAAGGTGTTCAACAAAGCAAGGCGAAAACCGATTCAAAAGTGGAGTCCGCCTCCGGCGGATTAGTATTCAAGCATTTTGAAATCGGTTTTTAATCCGCCACGAATATTGGCGGACCATTGGGGGTTAAATGCATTTTTAAGCCCGCTTTTTAGTCGTGCTGGAGGATAAAATTAACTGCCTCATCCAAATCCGTTTGATCTTCCAGGGCCCTGGACACCCGCTCGGCCAGTTCACTTAATATTCTTCTCAAAGCCGTGGCCAGTTTGAGCGCATCAGCATCATTGTGAACATAAGATCCTTTGCTGATCGCCTGGTCCAGCAACGCGAGGGGATTGTAGCCATTAATTAAAAGGGCCTGCGGCATGGCATCGCTGATCAACGCCACCGCGTCTTTAAAGTGCTTTTCCTTCTTGGCTGATTTGAGCTTTTCGATTTTAGAGTCGGACGAACCGCTTCGACGCATCACCCGGATGATCTCATCAAAAATATGAACCTTTTGATTTCTAATCACCCTTTTATAATAGGCCAGCGCGCCGATACCCAGACCCTGAATTTCCGACCGGCGACCCATCAAGAACAAGTCCTTATTTTCTCCCAGGATAGAGATCACGCGGGGGGAAACTTTGGGCCCAAAGGGCGGCCATTCACCGACTTTGATGGCTTCGCCTTCGTCATGGTCCGCATTCCAGCGCGCCATGATGGCAAATATTTTAGAATGGGTCCGGCAGTTGGCGCAGGAATAATGCAGAAAAATTCGGGACCACTTCTCGCTTAAAGGTAATTTTTTGGTCTGGTAGGAATCGAAAAACCGAACACCATTGCAAATGCTGTTGGGGCAATTCAGTTTTAGGCGTGGTTTAATTAAAATGGGCGTTGAATTGGGTGTTCGGCTGATCCCCAGATTAGAGATGATTTGGACTTCTCCGGGTGGGTAGTTGCTCAGAAAATCTTCAAATTTGACCGATTCATTTCGGGCAAGAACTTGCTTTTCTGCAACGGCAGTATTCATGCTAAAGCCTTTATACAAAAGCACCTATGGAGTATCGAAAAATATTGAAACGCCAGTATTGTTTGGCGACTTAATATGATTACCCGAAGCATATAAGAAAGTCAAGTATTATAAATAGTTAGATCATTTTATCTCATATAGTTTTCTACATTTCGACATATTAATTTAAATAGCAAAAAAGGGCGGCCATACGGCCGCCCCTTATCAAATGGATCATTTAAAATCAATCAGGCGCATTGTTATTTAAGATCTTTGATCCAGGCTGAATTTTGAAACCAGCGTTTATTGAGCAGCATCAGTTCACCACTGCCGTCGAGCATTTTCATATAGTTGGTCAACCAGTTAATGAGCAATGTATCTTCTTTGACAGCGATCCCCAGGGGCTCAAAGGTAAGCCGCGACTGTCCGGCCACCAATCCTTTATCCTCATAACGGTAGGCCGTAAAGGCACAATACGGAAAGTCGGCGACGAGCACATCAATTTTATCCTCCATTAAAAAGCCCAAGGCTTCATCATAAGATTCGGCAAGCACCAGTTTGGCATCGGGAGCGGTCTTTTTAACAAAAGCCTCACTGGTCGAAGCTTTGAGGGCAACCACTTTAAATCGGGAATCGTTCAAACTGTCAGCCGCCTGCAAGGAGGCTATGGTTTTCGATTTGGTTAACATCCCTTTACCGGAAACGTAATAGGGGCCAATGAAAGCCACCTTTAAATTGCGTTTAGGCGTCATGGTCATACTGGATATAATGATATCCACTTTATCTTTATGAAGCGCCGGAAGCAGCTTTGGAAACGGCATGGTCTTAAAACGCACTTTGACACCCATTCCGGCTGCGATTCGGTTGGCGATATCGGCATCCAGGCCAATAATTTGACCATCCTTTGTCGTAGCGTTCAAAGGCGGTTGCGAGCCAGTTGTGCCAACGACCAACTCCCCTTTTTTCAAGATGCGGTCCATTACCTTTCCGGCCGGGGCGCTGGTAACACAGACAAATATCAGCACCGATACAAGTGCAGCTATGAAGATGGTCTTTCTCATGGGTGTTCTCCTCTCAGTTAGGTTATCCAGTTGAGCGCGTTAGAGATCGCAAAAGCCTCATCTTATTCTTTGACCGTCAAACGGGGCGATCCGCCAGAGGCGAACAAGCGGGTAACGGGTTCAACCCAAGAACTTTAGATGCCTTTTTAAATAGAAGTTAGTCTTTAAAGGTAAACCCTGTTAGATAATCTTCAAGTCCCTGGCGGGATTTCTTGGAAAGTTCGGTGCAGTCCGCTGGAACCTGAATGCCTTCTGCCAGGCGGGTGGCAAAGACCAGGCAGGTGCGCTGACCGCATTTGCGGCAATTGGTTTTGGGCAGCTGCCGCAGGATCTCAAGGACACCAGGCCGCGGTAATCCTTCGAAGCTCGGTTCGATGCCGTCTCGCGCTTCCCAGGCCGCATTGATCTCAGCCATCAGCCATTGTAATAACTTTTCGGCTTCGTCCGCGTCCTTGAGGGCATTGATAGCAATTTGACGCGCATGCAGCGTAATCAGGCGCCCCCGTGATTTTAAAATCAATGCCGGTGGATCGTTTAAGTATTCAAATCCGCCCAGAACGGTATTCAGATAAGGCAATACCAACGCGATATCCTGCTCCAGATCGGCAATGCAATGCAGGGATTCAAATTCCGGATTTTGCTCCGGCCTGAAAATCACCTTTTTATAGCCACTCAGTAAAGCGATGGGTGTTCTCCGGGTCCAGGTTTAATGGGTTAAAGTATTCCGGATCAAAGCAACCTAACATCATCAACTGTCGAATAGCAAATCGTTATTGATACCCGCTTGTTCTGCTAATGATGAGATGTTGACATCTTCGCCGCTGTTTTCATCCTTTAAAAAATTGCACATCCCATTCAGAGCACACTTCGGGCAACCATCTAAAAACCTTGACGATAACAAAGATCTCATGGTATTTAGCGGTTGGAATTTCTAAACGCGCACCCCTTGTTAAGGGAATGTCATGAAACGAGTAAAAAAAACCCTGTTTTCTGATAGAAAGACAGGGTTCTGAGTTTGTAGCGCCTGCCCTGTCACTGTTTGAATATAAGTAAAGTGGATTAGGGAACAACTTATCTGAAAATAATCCAGAGGGCGCAGATGAAGCCATTACAGCTGGACGTCATATATAAGCTGTTGGGAACCCATAACATACCGGGCTCTCCCCAAGAACTCGAAATTTTGTCCATCCGGATTACGGAACTGGTTCAAGCCAATGGCGAGCAGTGGGTCCGTGAAAACCGCCAAAAGCTCATCGATGAATGGTACTATATCGTGCGCCAGGGAATCATCCATTGAAATCATAGTTTTAAACCTTATAC
Above is a genomic segment from Desulfobacterales bacterium containing:
- a CDS encoding (Fe-S)-binding protein — its product is MIFRPEQNPEFESLHCIADLEQDIALVLPYLNTVLGGFEYLNDPPALILKSRGRLITLHARQIAINALKDADEAEKLLQWLMAEINAAWEARDGIEPSFEGLPRPGVLEILRQLPKTNCRKCGQRTCLVFATRLAEGIQVPADCTELSKKSRQGLEDYLTGFTFKD
- a CDS encoding transporter substrate-binding domain-containing protein → MRKTIFIAALVSVLIFVCVTSAPAGKVMDRILKKGELVVGTTGSQPPLNATTKDGQIIGLDADIANRIAAGMGVKVRFKTMPFPKLLPALHKDKVDIIISSMTMTPKRNLKVAFIGPYYVSGKGMLTKSKTIASLQAADSLNDSRFKVVALKASTSEAFVKKTAPDAKLVLAESYDEALGFLMEDKIDVLVADFPYCAFTAYRYEDKGLVAGQSRLTFEPLGIAVKEDTLLINWLTNYMKMLDGSGELMLLNKRWFQNSAWIKDLK
- a CDS encoding OmpA family protein translates to MMKNKIAFLVAGLLLLYSANCLATEPIEVLTPNHETKLTHQPAGENSLLISVKDANNNPIKGLMPKDFVIKSGKREAQIQSIESLETSESVPLNIVMVVDNSYSMRQRKAIKPLLAALDKFFDSLRPMDNVSIVTFSKKSGMDVKAYWLHTQAATAKSIPELKQFLKDAFGDGLTRTTYLYEAMVAGLSLIRKMPPEENKFLVVFSDGEDLNSKFKSFVVESEAHDIRNLEVFAVDYMPGRKMDKFLQAFVEKHNGQIWKAHSASELLPIFQSFSTTLLHRYVVNYKFYQPPSGTLSLQPAQLNFDMLTLLDGSPVLNQVFFKTGKSDISDNYVLIKDRAHTAAFNESILTNATDRYKNVLNIVGRQMTAVPEAQIKIVGCNSDSGVEKGNLELSKARAESVKSYLSSVWGIDSSRMTVEARNLPAQPAPADKLGSRAENQRVDIIYDSGDMQAMAANQFIAESSNLSEIKILSQIEAEYGMADWELDIQGDQQTIKTVKGAQLLAPETALSLDDIGRDKLAACSTLQARIKVTDTNQDTYETMTATCPVTVTRRELIHELIGPPKGTVALEPARLTIEEVTTIDSSPLLNYVFFETGQSDIPARYATFSGQSETKSFSESKLKDTMEKYTHTLNIIGKRLRDNPEAQIKIVGCNAHRDKEYNRKDLSRSRAESVKAYLKYIWGIESSRMQLEVRNRPAVASASSVPEGRAENQRVEIYSESPAIMDTIKSTYVAKISNSEQLQVKPQIDSGYDLQRWNVALVGDGTLIDSASGQGDLMSAYQFNLKELGLGKIGTYENIGANIEVEDRKGRVYKTHASTSVRLIKREERLAKKEGYKVMEKYALILFEFNRADIKERNRAVLDRIIARINEIPTATVSIMGHSDTIGKEAYNIDLSKRRAKAAFEMIIAGGGINSGNISYDGAGPHNPLFDNELPEGRALNRTVTVTLEYERSN